The DNA region TGATTTCTAGGGATGAGGAGGAGGATCCAGCATCCAGAAAGCGACGTCGTAGTTATCGGCAACAAGTTTCTGTAGGAATGTTAGACCCCCAGCTTATAAGCCCACCCCAAGAGCAGCGATTCGGAATCATTCTGGATTAAGTTAGTTGCTAACTGCATACACATCAGCATTAATAGGGCAAAACTAATATTTTGCATGCCATAAACCGCTTCTGATAGCAATTTAGGCATCAAATCGAAAAGCTTTTCATTATTGTCATCCTCTTTAAAGGTATAAATGTGAATCACAGAATTCACCGATGCGTAAAAGTCTTATTCATCCTCATACAAACATTTGTAAGAAATTCTTTTAGATATCGCAAGTACTCTTCTTATCAAACCAGCTTTCAATATATACCATTCATTTTGTTGCTTCTACATATATAGGCACAACTTATTTATGTGTCTATGCTTAATTATCTTCTATCCGATTTACTACACCTAAGCAGCTCTGAATTAATTGTGGTGTCATTTATGGTACCTCGAAGACCACTTATCTGCCTAGGAAACCATTCAAACTCCATGCATAAATCAGCCGACTGTAATTCGcctgtaaataaataaaatcaattgcATTTCCAGCTCGGTTGCTTCTCTATCTTCGGTTTGTTTGTGTAAGCGATTTGTAATGCATTTGCAGCTCCCAAAAGGATACATTTTATGAGCTCTGGATATTATAGGGCTTAAGCTCAATCAACTGGGTCAAGTGTGTGCGATTGTACTTGCCTGggagtaaaataaataaatggcaataaatttaagaacatCACAACCCAAACTCCCAGAAAAAACGCTACAACAATGTTAAGTTTCTCAAAATGTAGACTTTTATTTGATCGTGTCCCGATTCACGGTAATTTATATGTTTGCAGCATTTTTCCATAGAcacaataattattaaatatttgcaaGTAGAATTCCGTAggtatattaatatatatatgtatatatttgtatcGCATTAGTTGTACGTGTGCTTTTGTTTgtaatttatatttacaatataataaaaagTCGCGAGAGACCATTCGGCTATGGGTGAAATAAACTTTCAGTTTCGTTGGGGTTTTTGTTGGCTTCATTTGGGGGCCAAAGGTGTGTTGCATTAAATGTGTTTTCGTGTTGGCTTTTCGTTAATGTAAGACATACCTAGTTAAAGATTTTTTGCGCGATTTTGCTTACACTTTAATATATATGTaggatatttatttaaatttctccCTTCTCTTTTTTAAGCTTTCCCCTTTTTTATTGGGCTAAAACGAGCAATTAAGACTGAGTTTAATCTGAGATGgaaattttcttaaatagtGTTCATCTTATCTTTCGGAGCAACAGTTTaacgttttttatttaaatgttcGCCTTTTGGTATATATAAGTTCGATATCCGttgaatatttttgtttttccataATGCAGCAAAAtacttttaaagaaaatatgcGATGAATACATGAGGACAGAATCcgtaataaatatatatgtacaatgAATAACAAACGATCGTAACGCAAAGCAAATTAAAGCTCTGAGAAAGAGTCAAAGAATGGGTCAAGTTTAAGTTGAGAAGTTGACACTCGTCCCTAACGTCCACAGGATGCGCAGTCCGGACTCCTCCGGTCGACTTAGACATCGGTCTCGGATCGCCGCCTCCGCCCGGGTCCACCGGCAAAATTGGCTGCAGCCAGACCCATGCGATGTTTCGCCTCCTGGGTTCCCGAATAGCCCCGGGCCAACCCAAAGTCCACGGTTCGCTTGGAGCTGCGGAGTAAATGCATATTAACATGGCTTGGTTCCACTAAGTTCTTTGGTAATAGGCACATTTAAAAATTAGTTGTTTTTAATCTTCTGCTGTTTatgttttattgatttattataatttataatcaTATTATTGTAAGAATCGGGTAAGATAAATTACGGGGGCACTACTATTATTTCGACCGCAGCTGTGTGCTTATGATTAAGCATTCTTTCGCTTataactacctttaaaaaaaatcttaaaataattttattgatttattataatttataatcaTATTATTGTACGAATTGGGTAAGATAAAGTACGGGGGCACTactattatatatattatatcgATCGCAGCTGTGTGTCTATAATCAAGTATTCTTTCGTTTATAACtaccttaaaaaaaaaatttttaataattttaaacatgGTGCTCGAATTATAAAGAGTGTCACTTTTCAAATGTTTTGAATAACTTACAAACCAAGAATCCGTTCGTCTGCAATTGCGGTTCAAATAtagcaaaaaacaaaattttccaACTTTGACCACCATTTTCTAAGAATTCATGAACCCATTTGAAAATGTCGATTCAAAGCGGTTAAGATACTTAAGGATTTATCGAGGTTAATTTTTGATATTACATAGTGTTATCATAGGAAATGATAAGTTccttcaaatatttatttttcatttttataataCTTATTGTTTATCTTCTTTGTTTGAATTTGACTATTCAGTTTTACTAAAATTTACTAAAATTGTGTTAACTTGTAGAATATATCTTTACTTTTAAGGTTGTATTTTCGAATTAGAGTAATTTAAACAATTCAAAACTGGTTTTATTAAGTCCCTCAGAGGTTTTTGTTTCACTTTATGAAGAATAAGTCTAATAAGTAATATACctattattatttctttatggTAATCACTTAAAAAGGGTATTCTTAAGTCTAATACTCACTTCTCCAGATCGTTTCGTGCCCGTATTATGGTGCGTCCAAAGCGAGTCATCAGTTCCATCAGCAAATCGTCGGGCACCTCCTCCAGTTCGTTATAGCCAGGCCCGTATCCGCCACCATTGGATTGGCTATTTAAAAATCAGcgaaatggaaaattaaaGTTGAACCTCGTTGTATTTATACAGTTGGGTTCTGCGTACGAACAGGATATCTAATTACTTTGGCTCTGTTAAATTTGACATTCGGTTGGCTTAGAATCTTCATTTGCATGGCAACCCAATTATTTGTTAATGCCGAAATGTTTGGGGCATTTTCCATTCTAGCAATTGCTAATTAGATGGGCAAGTCCAATGAATTTTTAATAGTGACTCTGACGATGGGAAAttgtgttttaaatatttccgaATTGTTATCTCTGCCTGCCTTAAAATGTGCAATCTACTTATGCCACTCAAGTGTGTGTCCAAGTACTAGAATTTTTGGCACACTTTTATGCCAACgtttacattttattaattgaaaattttcatttgaaagcTGACACTCGAAAGTGTGGTGTTAAAATTCATGTGAATTTTATATTCGGCAGTCTAAGTACATTTTCATCTCCCACATGGCCAAGACTTGTTTTAAACCAACATTGACTGGCGCTCAGTGGGGTAATTGCTTTGCTCAAATATTTGTATGCCacattttttgggtttttgcaGCTAAAGTGCCACAATTTAATTAGGTTATGTCCCCAACCAAATTGGAAAGGATATGGCTGTGGGATGTAGGATGTAGGATGTGGGTGGGAAGTTAATATATAGGGTACAACTACCTGGGCATCGgagctccctcgatgctcgaGATGGCCAAGAAGCAGAAGAGGAGGAAGGCCAAGGCGAAGCTAGCACATCGGTTTGTCATCATTGTGCGGCTGTCTCCTGAAAGAGTTAAGAATGTTTATGTATATTGGGGGAAATTCATGCACTCAAAACAAGagactttaaaaaattaaatctgGAAATTTAATTGATATAATACCTTAAAATTGTGTTTTCCAAAAACTAGGAAAACTATTTATTTACTAATATCAGACGGCATATTATTCTTAAAAtcattattataatttcaatttgCAATAAAACTTAATTGGTACAACCTAATTTCCTAAaatcataataattttaaCCTTTGTCTAATTAtggttttataaaaatagtttGTAACTAGTCAAGGATCGCGGCAAAACCGAAAACATGCATTTAAGAATATAAGCTGTGAGGTAGTAATAATaagaaaacaatattttcttaGAACATGTAAACATGTTAATATCCAGACCtttacaaaaatgtttatagGTGTTCTAAAAATACATCTTGATTTTATTatatctaaaatatatttaacacTTTATCATATCATCGGCTTAAGATCCTTTTGTTATGGCATTTCTAATTAGTTAATTTTTTTCCAAGTGTTTCTACAAATATTCCCGAAAGCCAAGCGTTTTAGTTATCTAGGGTCAACATCAATCAGACACAATTAAAAATCGATGGCGAGGGTAGAGTTTACACTCAGAACGGAAGTCGGGTCGGCAATGGCGACCAGGTTTTTCCATTAAGTGATTCATTAACTGCCCAACGAAGCAGTCCCAATCCCAACCCCATATCTGGGTTACCCTTCCTGTTTTCCGTCGCTTTTCCGTCGCTTTTCCCCGCCAACTCATTTGCGTATGAAACGGGCTAACAGCGGCAATATGAACTGTTGTCCCCGTTTGGACCTCGACTTTTTGCATTGCTCAACTGCACTTCCACTTCCTGTCATCGTACACGGATGCGGAAGCCCCTCGTCCTTCCTCCCCCAGCCAGTTCTAAATGGTGTTGTCACTGTTGTGTTTGCAGTTGCAAAACTATAGTCTCGCACAATTCACTGACATCACTGGCTACTCTTTGACATCTGTGGCAGTCCCCAAGTCCCCAAGTCCACGAGATCCCCAGAGACCCCTCCTGACACCCGGTGACACACATCATTGCCCAGGCAACAGGCTGGACAAATGAATTGGCTCTCCGAGCTGATGGCTTCTGTCATTGCCTCCATAACACCCCACCCACATCGCACTCCGTCTCATCTTGGGAAGAGTCAACATTTTTCCCACTGCCAGCTGGGGATTTGCGGACTACCGGATAACACAGTTGGATAACCACCTCTCCTTGAGTGTCAATAAATCACAGAGATAGATGGAGTATTATAGTCTCTAAACGTTTTCACTTGagctatataaaatttaaaatttgaagTCCTTCGAAGATTGAATAGGTATATGTTATATCGCCAAGTCATAccttataataaataatccTGAACAATAAATCACAGATATGGAAGGGTTTTGTAAAGCTTCTCTACTCTTTCAATAATCTCGCTTATTTAAATACGTATTATTCCTTAGAATAATCCCAATTACACCCaactattttttataatatctgTGTAACAGTAGATAAATATAAAACCTTGGTTGCCAAGTTAAAATCAAGGccacaaataaattaaatcgtTATCATCACAAAAATTAAGTTCAGCTAAGAAGATCCCAACAGTCTTTATTAATATAAGTGGGGAACCCTTTAAGAAGTTAAATTCGTATGAGCACCTAGTTCTAGGAAAATCAAAATCATTgaaagtaataaaaaaaacccgAAACTATTAATACGCACTTGAACTAGCCGGCCTATAAACAACCCCCTTACAAAGTCGTAAACTGAAAAGATTGTAGAACCCTCCAGCCTTGAGAAGGTGACCCAGACATTCAAAAAATATACTCAAGGTACTCATATCTTTATTGAACTCTGCTGATTGCAGATCGTAACCTAGGCTACTGGGGCGAATCCAATGCGGTTGTTGCCCAAATCGAACTCGGTGTAGTACTGGCCAATGAAGACATCGCCCAAAATCCAGAAGTCGGTGCCGATGTACTCGAAGCCGGACAGGCAGTAGCCCTCCGACTCGATGATGTATTCCGAGGGGGTCAGGACGAAGTCCGTGCCGCCGATGACGAAGGTGACATTAGGCAGGGAGCTCACGGTGGAGCATTCTATGTAACCATTCTCATCGGCATTGACGATCCCAGACAGGGTGACGTACGCATCGTAGGGAGCCACGATCAGAGAGGTGCCAGTGTCGGCGATAGCCTGGCAGTTATCGCACAGGGATTTGCTATTGACGGAGGCTCCAGCCACGGCGAACTGCCAGTAACCCTGCTCCGAGATGGGCACATAGGTCAGAGAACCCGAGTACAAGGACGAATCGGAGCCGCCGAGGATCAGCTCACCACCCTGAGTGGAAGTGCCAGCGCGGGCCAGGTAAAACGAGAAGACGGAGCTGTCGACCAGACCCTGGGACACCATGTTGTAGAACGGAGGAGTCACACTATCGATGGCCAGAGCTTCATAGGCCATGCCCAGGATGCCATCGAAGTTGGCATCGTTGAAGGTGGTGCCCGGTTCGTTGCTGGATTCGGCAAAGGTCTGGCTCTTGATGCTCAGGCCACTCACATCGACGGTATCGGCGGACAGGAAGCCAGTGAGGCTACCAGATCCATACTGGATGGAGAAGGACTCGCCATTGGCCACGTAGGTAGAGCTGGCACTCGAATTGTACTGGTTGTGGGATGTGCAGGCGGTGCTCGTGCAGGTATTGGAGGGCACCCACAGGTTCGAGGAGCCAGTATCAAAGAGAATCTTAAAGCTCTGAGCAGGAGTTCCGATGGTGATGGCTCCATAGTAGGCCAGGTTCATCGAGTTGGACAGCTCCTCGGTAGCGCTGCGAAGGGAGGGCACCTGGTACTTGGTGCGCAGATAGGACTTCTCGGCCAGGACATTCTCACGGGTCTTCACGAAGTTCTCCTCCTTGAGGATCGGCACGCGGTGAAGCTCGGCACTGGCCAGAGCCACCAGGATCAAAACTACACCAATGGATTTCAACATAATCTTGTTTCGATGTCTACTCGATTTCGACTAACTGGCGATCGGAGGACCGTGTCCCATTTATAGCACTTGCTATCAAGCGATGGTCCAAGCGATAAGATTCTCTAACGAAATCTATGTCGAAATCTATGTCCATAATGCTCTATCAAACCGATAATTATAATCAGGCATAATGTTATTTCAGGTGGTTGagctatataaaatttaaaatttgaagGCCTTCGATATCGCCAAGTCATACCTTGTAATAAATAATGCTGAACAATAAATCACAGATATGGAAGGGTTTTGTATAGTTTATATACTCTTTATTCTTTAGAATAATCCCAATTACAcccaattattttttataatatgtgTGGAATGCAACACAACAGATTATTGGTCTAACTTAATAAATGTAAGGAACCCTCTTCAGACTGGAAACCTTATAGAAAATAATCCTGAACAATGATTTATAGAGATTTTTCATCTCGAAGCGCATAACCAAAATCCGAATTAATCCTTATTATGTATTTCTAAAATATGTGTAACAGGACAGGTAAAGGAGATAAATATAAAACCTTGGTTGCCAACTTAAAATTAaggccacaaaaaaaaaacagatcgTTATCATCATATAAATTAAGTTCCGCTAAGAAAAGCCTAATAGTctttattaatataaatggGGAACCCTTTAAGAACCTCAAATCGTATGAGCACCTAATTCtaggaaaatcaaaaacattgaaagtaataataaatatccCGAAACTATTAATACGCACTTGAACTAGCCGGCGCCTATAAAACACCCCCTTACCGGGTCGTAAACTGATAAGATTGTAGAACTCTCCAGCCTTGAGAAGGTGACCCAGACATTCAAAAAATATACTCAAGGTACTCATAACTTTATTGCACTCTGCTGATTGCAGATCATAGCCTAGGCGACTGGGGCGAATCCAATGCGGTTGTTGCCCAAATCGAACTCGGTGTAGTACTGGCCAATGAAGACATCGCCCAAAATCCAGAAGTCAGTGCCCATGTACTCAAAGGCGGACATGCAGGTGCCCTCCGACTGGATGATGTATTCCGAGGGGGTCAGGACGAAGTCCGTGCCACCGATGTTGAAGGTGACATTAGGCAGGGAGCTCACGGTGGAGCAGTCCAGGTAGCCATCCTCGCCGGCATTGACGATCTCGGACAGGGTGACGTACGCATCGTAGGGAGCCACGATCAGGGAGGTGCCAGTATCGGCGATAGCCTGGCAGTTCTCGCACAGGGAGCTGCCATCGACGGAGGATCCAGCCATGGTGAACTGCCAGTAGCCCTGCTCCGAGATGGGCACATAGGTCAGAGCACCCGAGTACAAGGACGAGTCGGAGCCGCCGAAGATCAGCTCACCACCCTGAGTGGAAGTGCCATCGCGGGCCAGGTAAAACGAGAAGACGGAGTTGTCGACCAGACCCTGGGACACCATGTTGTAGAACGGAGGAGCCACTCCATCGACGGCCAGAGCTTCATAGGCCATGCCCAGGATGCCATCGAAGTTGGCATCGTTGAAGTTGGTGCCCGGTTCGTTGGTGGATTCGGCAAAGGTCTGGCTCGCGATGCTCAGGCCACTCACATCGACGGTATCGGTGGACAGGTAGCCAGTGAGGCTACCAGTTCCATACTGGATGGAGAAGGACTCGCCATTGGCCACGTAAGAGGAGCTGGCACTCGAATCGTACTGGTTGTGGGTCGTGCAGGCGTCGCTCTTGCAGGTGTTGGAGGGCACCCACAGGTTCGAGGAGCCGGAATCGAAGAGAACCTTGAAGCTCTGGGCAGGAGTTCCGATGGTGATGGCTCCATAGTAGGCCATGTTCATCGAGTTGGACAGCTGCTCCTCGGGAGCGCTGCGAAGAGAGGGCAGCTGGTACTTGGTGCGCAGATAGGACTTCTCGGCCAGGACATTCTGACGGGTCTTCACGAAGTTCTCCTCCTTGAGGATCGGCACGCGGTGGAGCTCGGCACTGGCCAGAGCCACCAGGATCAGAACTACACCAATGGTTTTCAACATAATCTTGTTTTGATGTCTACTCGATTTCGACTAACTGCCGATCGGAGGACCGGGTCTAATTTATAGCACTTGCCATCAATCACAGCCCAAGTGATAAGATTCCCCAACGAAATCTATGACGATGCCACCGACCTCTCGAGTCTCAAGCAGTAAGAGTTCATAATACTCTATCAATTAATTATAATCAGACATAATATTATTTCAGGTGTGAGTTGGGCGATATTTAAGCTATCTACTATGATAACGTTGTCCTCAAGAAGTGATTCCGAAAATTCATATACGCAGCTGGTATGACTATGATAATGTAACCAAAGCGATAATAAAAAGTGGCTCCTCATTATAATTTGATAATGTCATTGGATTACTAAGCCCACAGATATACCATGAATTATAGATAACGATAAGTGGTTTTGGTTTAGGGAATAACCATTTATTTGGGAATTTCATCGGACACGTTGGGCAAAACCTCAACAATTTGATTGTATCTGCTTAAAAAAATCCATGAAAGTTAAAACCATATGAGTATAATGGGTTTAACTGCTAAATATTATGGTAAATGGAATAGTAGAAAtggtaaaaatattaaatattagaGAATTTCATCTTTTATCCTTAGAAAGGAAATTAAGTTTGAGCTAAAGCGTAGAATATTTGTGGCTGTCTTAAAAACCGAAAGGAATAACCAACTATTTTAGAATATTATCAAACACGTTGAGCAAAGTAGGAATATCATGGGTTTAATAAGAAATTATCATTGCAAATGGAATAAAAGAAatggtttaaaaaaatgtattaaagaATTTCACCTTTCATCCTTAGAAAGGGAATTAAGTTTGAGCTTAAGGGTAGAACATTTATCCTCCCAAATTTTCATTACCAGGTTGAATTGCTTTTCAATTGGTTAATTTAAAGGAACGTAGGAGTTTAATCCTCTTTTAGCCAAGAAACACTTTCATTCAGGCCAAACTGGCCGAGAGAAATTCCCTTCCAATTAAATGGCTACACTTGAGCTTTTCCCTCAGCGAATTGCTCGGTcgtataaagaat from Drosophila subpulchrella strain 33 F10 #4 breed RU33 chromosome 2L, RU_Dsub_v1.1 Primary Assembly, whole genome shotgun sequence includes:
- the LOC119547911 gene encoding diuretic hormone class 2 isoform X2, giving the protein MMTNRCASFALAFLLFCFLAISSIEGAPMPSQSNGGGYGPGYNELEEVPDDLLMELMTRFGRTIIRARNDLENSKRTVDFGLARGYSGTQEAKHRMGLAAANFAGGPGRRRRSETDV
- the LOC119547910 gene encoding lysosomal aspartic protease-like yields the protein MLKSIGVVLILVALASAELHRVPILKEENFVKTRENVLAEKSYLRTKYQVPSLRSATEELSNSMNLAYYGAITIGTPAQSFKILFDTGSSNLWVPSNTCTSTACTSHNQYNSSASSTYVANGESFSIQYGSGSLTGFLSADTVDVSGLSIKSQTFAESSNEPGTTFNDANFDGILGMAYEALAIDSVTPPFYNMVSQGLVDSSVFSFYLARAGTSTQGGELILGGSDSSLYSGSLTYVPISEQGYWQFAVAGASVNSKSLCDNCQAIADTGTSLIVAPYDAYVTLSGIVNADENGYIECSTVSSLPNVTFVIGGTDFVLTPSEYIIESEGYCLSGFEYIGTDFWILGDVFIGQYYTEFDLGNNRIGFAPVA
- the LOC119547911 gene encoding diuretic hormone class 2 isoform X1, with the protein product MMTNRCASFALAFLLFCFLAISSIEGAPMPRYQSNGGGYGPGYNELEEVPDDLLMELMTRFGRTIIRARNDLENSKRTVDFGLARGYSGTQEAKHRMGLAAANFAGGPGRRRRSETDV
- the LOC119547909 gene encoding lysosomal aspartic protease-like; its protein translation is MLKTIGVVLILVALASAELHRVPILKEENFVKTRQNVLAEKSYLRTKYQLPSLRSAPEEQLSNSMNMAYYGAITIGTPAQSFKVLFDSGSSNLWVPSNTCKSDACTTHNQYDSSASSSYVANGESFSIQYGTGSLTGYLSTDTVDVSGLSIASQTFAESTNEPGTNFNDANFDGILGMAYEALAVDGVAPPFYNMVSQGLVDNSVFSFYLARDGTSTQGGELIFGGSDSSLYSGALTYVPISEQGYWQFTMAGSSVDGSSLCENCQAIADTGTSLIVAPYDAYVTLSEIVNAGEDGYLDCSTVSSLPNVTFNIGGTDFVLTPSEYIIQSEGTCMSAFEYMGTDFWILGDVFIGQYYTEFDLGNNRIGFAPVA